A section of the Deltaproteobacteria bacterium genome encodes:
- a CDS encoding site-specific DNA-methyltransferase encodes MISESTPACPRQTLKEQLRLFAFEDVLLPPSEVLSQCLLELSKRERLAALLEGELNFHGEKNGYASHDLHSFAAKFPPQLPRAFIRGLSNPGDVVLDPMMGSGTTVVEASQEKRQAIGIDIDPLALRLGRAKTMANDLFTIRDSWNKVIKKAIELLSQKERIEQYLSQFFDDRTKSFVDYWFLPETQRELMALAMAIQEITDKPSRHFLELIFSSIIITKSGGVSKARDLAHSRPHLDPTKTPKNALEQFSIRMRKNLNNLEEMETIGKSTKVIAGDARSMPIANEAVDLIVTSPPYANAIDYMRAHKFSLVWFGKSISDLSKLRAEYIGSERIGQIPCVALPDRPQRILQRLQELDHKKSEILRKYFIEMKAILSEMFRVLRKNSAAIVVVGTSVMRNLDVQTHDGLADIAASLGFDVVGVKQRILDRNRRMMPARFGKKSDSMIEQRMHEEYVIGLLKPGSTEISA; translated from the coding sequence TTGATTTCTGAATCCACTCCTGCCTGCCCACGACAGACACTCAAAGAACAGCTCCGTCTATTTGCCTTTGAGGATGTTCTTTTGCCACCGTCCGAAGTCTTGAGTCAATGTTTGTTGGAATTGAGTAAGCGGGAAAGATTGGCTGCTCTCCTGGAAGGAGAATTAAATTTTCATGGTGAAAAAAATGGATACGCTTCTCATGATCTTCATTCCTTTGCCGCAAAATTCCCCCCCCAATTGCCCCGGGCATTTATAAGGGGTTTGAGCAATCCAGGTGATGTTGTTCTGGACCCTATGATGGGATCGGGGACAACTGTTGTTGAGGCATCTCAGGAGAAACGCCAGGCAATTGGGATTGATATTGATCCCTTGGCGTTGCGGTTAGGCCGTGCCAAAACGATGGCCAATGACTTGTTCACGATTCGAGATTCATGGAATAAAGTCATTAAAAAGGCTATCGAATTGCTCTCCCAAAAAGAAAGGATCGAACAATACCTTTCTCAATTTTTTGATGATCGAACAAAATCTTTTGTGGATTATTGGTTTCTGCCAGAAACCCAACGTGAGCTAATGGCCTTAGCAATGGCCATTCAAGAAATCACGGACAAACCCTCTCGCCACTTCCTCGAGTTGATATTTTCTTCGATCATCATCACCAAATCCGGGGGTGTTTCAAAAGCACGGGATCTGGCCCATAGCCGACCGCATCTTGACCCAACGAAAACACCTAAAAACGCCTTGGAGCAATTTTCGATTCGAATGCGCAAAAACCTCAATAACCTTGAAGAGATGGAGACGATTGGCAAATCGACCAAGGTTATCGCCGGAGATGCGCGCTCTATGCCGATCGCTAATGAAGCCGTTGATCTCATTGTAACTTCACCCCCTTATGCCAATGCCATTGATTACATGCGTGCCCATAAATTCTCCCTGGTCTGGTTTGGAAAGTCAATCTCAGATCTATCAAAACTACGTGCTGAATATATTGGTTCCGAACGTATCGGACAGATTCCGTGCGTTGCGCTTCCTGATCGGCCGCAAAGGATTCTGCAGCGTCTTCAAGAGCTTGATCACAAAAAATCAGAAATTCTTCGAAAATACTTCATTGAGATGAAGGCCATACTTTCAGAAATGTTTCGTGTCCTTCGCAAAAACTCCGCTGCCATTGTTGTTGTTGGGACCTCCGTTATGCGGAACCTGGACGTCCAGACCCATGATGGCCTTGCTGATATTGCCGCATCATTGGGCTTTGATGTAGTTGGGGTAAAACAACGTATTTTAGATCGCAATAGACGTATGATGCCAGCCCGTTTCGGCAAAAAATCAGATTCGATGATTGAGCAAAGGATGCATGAAGAATACGTTATCGGACTCTTGAAACCGGGATCTACTGAAATTTCTGCGTAG